The following coding sequences lie in one Euhalothece natronophila Z-M001 genomic window:
- a CDS encoding NAD(P)(+) transhydrogenase (Re/Si-specific) subunit beta has translation MNDLTTLLPTGIQIGYLVAASLFILGLKKLGSPATARNGNFLSATGMLLAVVVTLLDQNILNYQWVLIGIAIGSAIGVIIAKTVAMTAMPQMVGFLNGLGGAASALVAMGEFWRLVHSEGAVPLNATITVILGIFIGGATLSGSLIAVGKLQGVITGKPVTFPLQQPVNIAIAGAFFVSSGFLIANTGDQAAFFTMIGLATVFGVLFVLPIGGGDMPVVISLLNSLSGIAASAAGFVVMNNMLIIAGALVGASGLILTEIMCKGMNRSLISVLFGAFGGGGEATGVAGGSDSEDKIVRSIGSEEAAMMLRYARSVVIVPGYGMAVAQAQQSIQELATLLEQSGVDVRYAIHPVAGRMPGHMNVLLAEANVPYTQLYDMDDINPQFEQTDVALVVGANDVVNPGARHDAGSPIYGMPILEVDKAKQTIVIKRSLGTGFSGIQNELFFKDKTTMLFGSAKEMLGELVSEVKQL, from the coding sequence GTGAACGACTTAACAACATTGCTCCCAACAGGGATTCAAATTGGCTATTTAGTGGCGGCTTCCCTGTTTATTCTGGGCTTAAAGAAACTTGGTTCCCCCGCTACTGCTCGTAATGGGAACTTTTTATCCGCCACTGGAATGTTATTGGCAGTTGTCGTTACCCTACTTGACCAAAATATTCTCAACTATCAATGGGTTTTAATCGGCATCGCCATTGGGAGTGCCATTGGTGTGATTATTGCTAAAACCGTTGCCATGACAGCAATGCCCCAGATGGTAGGGTTCCTCAATGGCTTAGGGGGAGCAGCCTCGGCGTTAGTTGCGATGGGCGAATTTTGGCGATTAGTCCATAGTGAAGGTGCTGTTCCTTTAAATGCAACGATTACCGTTATTTTAGGGATCTTTATCGGGGGCGCAACTCTCAGCGGCAGTTTGATTGCAGTTGGCAAATTACAAGGAGTTATTACTGGTAAGCCTGTAACTTTCCCGTTACAGCAACCTGTTAATATCGCTATTGCTGGTGCATTTTTTGTTAGCAGTGGCTTTTTAATTGCCAATACTGGTGACCAAGCGGCTTTCTTTACCATGATTGGACTTGCCACCGTATTTGGGGTGCTATTTGTACTTCCCATTGGTGGTGGCGATATGCCTGTGGTGATTTCCCTGTTAAACTCCCTTTCTGGAATCGCTGCCAGTGCTGCTGGTTTTGTAGTGATGAACAATATGCTGATTATCGCTGGGGCATTAGTTGGGGCTTCCGGTTTAATCCTCACCGAAATCATGTGTAAAGGCATGAATCGCTCTTTAATCAGCGTTCTCTTTGGCGCATTCGGTGGCGGTGGTGAAGCCACTGGTGTTGCTGGTGGTAGCGATAGCGAGGATAAAATTGTCCGCAGTATTGGTTCAGAAGAAGCGGCGATGATGTTACGCTATGCCCGTTCTGTGGTCATTGTTCCTGGTTATGGCATGGCAGTAGCTCAAGCCCAACAATCTATCCAGGAATTAGCAACCCTCCTTGAACAAAGTGGCGTTGATGTGCGGTATGCGATTCATCCCGTGGCTGGCAGAATGCCTGGACACATGAATGTGTTGCTCGCAGAAGCCAATGTCCCTTATACCCAGCTTTACGACATGGATGACATTAACCCCCAGTTTGAACAAACTGATGTTGCCTTAGTTGTGGGCGCAAATGATGTGGTTAACCCTGGGGCGCGTCATGATGCAGGAAGCCCCATTTATGGAATGCCAATTTTAGAAGTAGATAAGGCAAAGCAAACCATTGTCATTAAACGTAGTCTTGGCACTGGTTTCTCCGGAATCCAAAATGAACTCTTTTTCAAGGATAAAACTACTATGCTATTTGGTAGTGCTAAAGAAATGCTTGGGGAGTTAGTTTCAGAAGTGAAGCAGCTTTAG
- a CDS encoding NAD(P) transhydrogenase subunit alpha, translating to METTLIASLFVFVLAAFVGFEVINKVPPTLHTPLMSGANAISGITVIGAVLIAGASNNSTVTTVMGFIAVVLATVNVVGGFLVTDRMLQMFKK from the coding sequence ATGGAAACAACACTCATTGCCAGTTTATTCGTATTTGTTCTGGCAGCATTTGTGGGCTTTGAAGTCATTAATAAAGTGCCCCCAACCCTCCATACCCCACTGATGTCAGGGGCAAATGCTATCTCCGGCATTACTGTCATTGGGGCAGTGTTAATTGCTGGTGCTAGTAACAATAGCACTGTCACCACCGTAATGGGCTTTATTGCCGTAGTTCTCGCTACCGTTAACGTAGTAGGTGGCTTTTTAGTCACAGACCGAATGTTACAGATGTTCAAGAAGTAA
- a CDS encoding Re/Si-specific NAD(P)(+) transhydrogenase subunit alpha, whose amino-acid sequence MKVAVTKEIEVGERRVALIPDVVSRLVKQGWEIHVESGAGDAAFFSDRAYEEAGATIVSDKATLWQNTDIIVKVSPLKEEELPLLQAGKSLIGLLNPFGEPELIQKLGEKGINTFSLELMPRTSRAQSMDALSSQANIAGYKAVLLGATALPKFFPMLTTAAGTIRPATVFVIGVGVAGLQAIATARRLGALVKAFDIRPEVKEQVQSLGGEFVEMSVEEETTTKDGYAKEVSKDAKQKSQELIAKEVANADVVITTAQVQGKRAPQLVTSDMIKEMKPGSVIVDLAGEQGGNCEPTEAGKDIQMEPGITVIGPINVPSSLPVHASQMYSKNISTLLQYLVKDGQMQLDFEDDIIDGICLTYDGELRNQKVKEILASKTESKV is encoded by the coding sequence ATGAAAGTAGCAGTAACCAAAGAAATCGAAGTGGGAGAACGCCGTGTTGCGTTAATCCCGGATGTTGTTTCCCGTCTAGTAAAACAAGGTTGGGAAATTCACGTGGAAAGTGGAGCTGGAGACGCAGCCTTTTTCAGCGATCGCGCCTATGAAGAAGCTGGTGCTACCATTGTCAGCGATAAAGCCACCCTTTGGCAAAATACTGACATAATTGTTAAAGTTTCGCCGCTAAAAGAAGAAGAACTCCCTCTTTTACAAGCTGGAAAGTCTCTCATTGGGCTACTCAACCCCTTTGGAGAGCCAGAACTAATCCAAAAACTGGGAGAAAAAGGCATTAACACCTTTAGCTTAGAATTAATGCCCCGTACCAGCCGCGCTCAAAGCATGGATGCGTTATCCTCTCAAGCCAACATTGCAGGTTATAAAGCCGTGCTTTTAGGAGCAACTGCACTGCCCAAATTTTTCCCCATGTTAACCACCGCAGCCGGCACCATTCGCCCGGCAACCGTGTTTGTCATTGGCGTTGGTGTGGCTGGATTACAAGCCATCGCTACCGCCCGTCGTCTTGGCGCTTTAGTGAAAGCCTTTGATATTCGCCCAGAAGTCAAAGAGCAAGTGCAAAGCCTCGGCGGTGAGTTCGTGGAAATGAGCGTTGAAGAAGAAACTACTACCAAAGACGGTTATGCTAAAGAAGTTTCCAAAGATGCCAAACAAAAATCTCAAGAACTCATTGCCAAAGAGGTAGCCAATGCCGATGTTGTAATTACCACCGCCCAAGTGCAAGGGAAACGGGCTCCTCAGCTTGTCACCAGTGACATGATTAAGGAAATGAAACCAGGGTCAGTTATTGTTGACCTAGCTGGGGAACAGGGGGGGAACTGTGAACCCACCGAAGCTGGAAAAGACATTCAAATGGAACCTGGAATTACCGTCATTGGTCCTATTAACGTCCCCTCCTCCCTTCCTGTTCACGCCAGCCAGATGTATAGCAAAAACATTTCTACCCTCTTGCAATATCTGGTCAAAGATGGACAAATGCAACTTGACTTTGAAGACGACATCATTGATGGCATTTGTCTTACCTATGATGGCGAACTTCGGAACCAAAAAGTGAAAGAGATCTTAGCCTCTAAGACGGAGTCAAAAGTATAG
- a CDS encoding ABC transporter ATP-binding protein, with translation MGQPDSSLIEKERNPAKTPVLFQGRGITKTYQMGEVKVQALRAVDLDLYQEEFVVLLGPSGSGKSTLLNILGGLDTPSSGEVFFRHYNLTQGGDRVLTRFRREAIGFIFQFYNLIPSLTAQENVALVTDIASHPMKPAEALEMVGLGDRLDHFPSQLSGGEQQRVAIARAIAKRPEVMFCDEPTGALDLNTGKLVLEVLSKVNQELGTTLVIITHNAGIGAMADRVITMRDGQIYSIEQNARRANAEELTW, from the coding sequence ATGGGGCAACCTGATTCTAGTTTAATAGAAAAAGAGAGAAACCCAGCCAAAACGCCAGTTCTCTTTCAGGGGCGAGGTATTACTAAAACTTATCAGATGGGGGAGGTAAAGGTGCAGGCGTTACGGGCGGTTGATCTTGATCTTTACCAAGAAGAGTTTGTGGTGTTACTAGGCCCCTCTGGCAGTGGGAAGTCAACCTTGCTCAATATTTTAGGTGGCTTAGATACTCCTTCCAGTGGGGAGGTATTTTTTCGTCACTATAACCTCACTCAAGGCGGCGATCGCGTTCTCACTCGCTTTCGGCGAGAAGCCATTGGCTTTATTTTCCAATTTTATAACCTGATTCCTAGCTTAACAGCGCAAGAAAATGTTGCCCTCGTTACTGACATTGCCTCCCATCCCATGAAGCCAGCAGAGGCACTGGAAATGGTGGGACTGGGAGATCGCCTAGATCACTTTCCCTCGCAACTTTCGGGGGGAGAACAGCAACGAGTTGCCATTGCTCGCGCGATCGCGAAACGACCAGAAGTAATGTTTTGTGATGAACCAACTGGGGCTTTGGACTTAAACACAGGGAAATTGGTGTTGGAGGTGTTAAGTAAAGTCAATCAAGAGCTTGGCACTACCCTTGTTATTATTACCCATAATGCTGGCATTGGGGCAATGGCTGATCGCGTGATTACGATGCGAGATGGGCAAATTTACAGCATTGAGCAAAATGCCCGTCGTGCCAATGCTGAGGAACTCACGTGGTAA
- a CDS encoding ABC transporter permease: MLRNSRGNFSEIGVLAMGTLDRKLYRDLINLRGQVIAVVLIVACGIASLVTMMSTYDSLLLSQTTYYQQYRFADIFVQLQRAPNPLLEQIREIPGVAQARSRIVEDITLDVPNLADPAKGRLVSIPEEQQPMLNDLHLQSGRYIEAGQRNEVIASAAFVEANDLALGDTVDGVINERWQSLRIVGTALSPEYVYEVSGTELLPDNRRFGVMWMAREGLATAFDLDGAFNNVTLSLTPEANPSEVINQLDELLEPYGGLGAYGRENQISHRILSDDIEALQVAALILPIIFLGIAVFLLNLVLARLVSSQRDQIAVLKGFGYHNWEVGLHFLKLVLVIVLLGAMVGIGIGRWFGENMTQFYTQFYQFPAVQYEARLELILGTVFVSAIAAFVGAFKSVRHVVSLPPAEAMRPEPPPTFQPTVIERWGLQKFFSPAGRIILRNLERRPLQAAMSVIGIALAVAILVVGQYLNDAIETIMEVQFRQVQREDITLTFNQPRSVPIQYELAQLPGVLQVETFRDVPVRLRFEHRSHLGSITGISPETELRQLIDSQRQRFSLPPEGLVLPTKLAEMLEVAVGDTLTLDILEGSRPTREVPVVALVDELLGLTMYMNLEALQTVVGDNPSLSGAYLAVDEHYLQSLYQELKETPAVAGVSQRENALKQFEETMGTTSGVMNGVLLVFASVIAVGVVYNAARIALSERSRELATLRIIGFTQGEISFILLGEQALITLVAVPVGWGLGYGLSWLLNQSPAQNTEFVRVPFVIQPSSFTFAFLVIAIAAIATGWLIRQQLQKLDLIAVLKTRE, from the coding sequence ATGCTGAGGAACTCACGTGGTAACTTTTCCGAAATTGGGGTGTTAGCCATGGGGACGCTTGATCGCAAACTCTATCGAGACTTAATTAATTTACGAGGGCAAGTAATTGCCGTGGTGCTAATTGTCGCCTGTGGGATTGCCAGTTTAGTTACCATGATGAGTACCTATGACTCCTTATTGCTCTCTCAAACCACCTATTATCAGCAATATCGTTTTGCCGATATTTTTGTGCAATTACAACGGGCTCCGAATCCTTTACTAGAGCAGATTCGAGAAATTCCAGGGGTTGCCCAAGCGCGATCGCGCATCGTTGAAGATATTACCCTAGATGTTCCCAACCTTGCTGATCCTGCGAAAGGGCGATTAGTTTCCATTCCTGAAGAACAACAACCGATGCTCAATGACTTGCACCTGCAATCAGGGCGGTATATTGAAGCAGGGCAACGCAATGAGGTAATTGCCAGTGCTGCTTTTGTAGAAGCAAATGATTTGGCATTGGGAGATACAGTGGATGGGGTGATTAATGAGCGTTGGCAGTCTTTACGCATTGTGGGAACCGCCCTTTCCCCTGAGTATGTTTATGAAGTAAGTGGCACAGAATTATTACCTGATAACCGTCGCTTTGGGGTAATGTGGATGGCGCGAGAAGGACTGGCAACAGCGTTTGATCTCGATGGGGCATTTAATAACGTAACTCTTTCCCTAACCCCTGAAGCTAACCCCTCTGAGGTCATTAATCAATTAGATGAACTGTTAGAACCCTATGGGGGATTAGGGGCTTATGGTCGCGAAAATCAGATATCCCACCGCATTTTATCCGATGATATTGAAGCCCTACAAGTGGCGGCTCTAATCTTACCCATCATTTTTTTAGGGATTGCAGTATTTTTACTCAATCTGGTGTTAGCGCGATTAGTGAGTAGCCAACGTGACCAAATTGCAGTTTTGAAAGGATTTGGCTATCACAACTGGGAAGTGGGGCTACACTTTCTCAAATTAGTGTTAGTGATTGTGTTGCTAGGGGCAATGGTGGGCATTGGGATAGGGCGGTGGTTTGGGGAAAATATGACCCAATTTTATACTCAGTTTTACCAGTTTCCAGCAGTCCAATATGAGGCGCGGTTGGAATTAATTTTGGGAACGGTTTTTGTTAGCGCGATCGCGGCTTTTGTCGGTGCTTTTAAATCAGTTCGCCATGTAGTCAGTTTACCCCCAGCAGAGGCGATGCGTCCCGAACCCCCTCCCACGTTTCAGCCAACAGTGATTGAGCGGTGGGGATTACAAAAATTCTTTTCTCCTGCTGGGCGGATTATCTTACGCAATTTAGAGCGTCGCCCCTTACAAGCAGCCATGTCTGTAATAGGAATTGCCCTCGCCGTGGCGATTTTAGTGGTGGGGCAATATCTCAATGATGCCATCGAAACCATTATGGAGGTTCAGTTCCGCCAAGTGCAACGGGAAGATATTACGCTCACTTTTAATCAACCGCGATCAGTACCGATTCAGTATGAGTTGGCGCAACTGCCTGGGGTTTTACAAGTGGAGACTTTTCGCGATGTTCCTGTGAGACTACGTTTTGAACATCGTAGCCACTTGGGTAGCATTACTGGTATCTCCCCAGAAACGGAACTTCGACAACTGATTGATTCCCAACGCCAACGCTTTTCCCTGCCACCAGAAGGGTTGGTGCTTCCCACAAAACTAGCAGAGATGTTGGAGGTAGCGGTAGGGGATACTCTGACTTTAGACATTTTAGAAGGCTCGCGTCCCACCCGAGAAGTCCCTGTTGTGGCGTTAGTTGATGAATTATTGGGGCTTACTATGTATATGAATCTCGAGGCCCTACAGACAGTGGTGGGGGATAATCCGAGCTTGTCTGGTGCTTATTTGGCGGTGGATGAACATTACTTACAGTCTCTTTATCAAGAATTAAAGGAAACGCCAGCCGTAGCAGGAGTATCCCAACGAGAAAACGCCCTCAAACAGTTTGAAGAAACCATGGGAACCACCTCAGGAGTGATGAATGGGGTATTACTGGTATTTGCCAGCGTGATTGCTGTGGGGGTGGTTTATAATGCGGCTCGAATTGCCTTATCTGAACGTAGTCGGGAATTGGCAACGCTGCGGATTATTGGTTTTACTCAAGGAGAAATTAGCTTCATTTTGTTAGGGGAACAAGCCCTCATTACCTTAGTGGCTGTACCCGTGGGATGGGGATTAGGGTATGGGCTATCTTGGTTGCTTAATCAATCGCCAGCGCAAAATACTGAGTTTGTGCGAGTGCCATTTGTGATTCAGCCGTCTAGTTTTACCTTTGCTTTTCTCGTCATCGCGATCGCGGCTATAGCCACTGGTTGGTTGATTCGACAACAGTTACAAAAATTAGACTTAATTGCCGTTTTAAAAACTCGGGAGTAA
- a CDS encoding efflux RND transporter periplasmic adaptor subunit: MNNNHNITVSSFDTETPSPTRKRAFPKKWLYGAGAVGLVALIAYTLRPQPLSVDLGEVERGTLQLTVDAEGRTRVRDRFTVSASVSGNLQRISLQAGDEVEEGMILAQIDPLPITSQVEATQAQLQALQAEMSGVETQRPKPEALREADSRIESALARKRQAQAQVEEAESAFNQAQRDRDRSQTLWEEGVIPRQDLENAELRETQRRRELNTAREQVAVAEADIQGAREQRANLEAQQQDPDYLLDVYQSRMAAVEAELEQLSADAERTNIVAPSSGQVLEVLEKSARHVNAGTPLIEIGNPNQLEIVIDVLSTEAVRVQPGATIQVERWGGDTPLQATVRKVEPSAFTKTSALGVEEQRVNVIADFTEDQVPLGDGYRVEARIVTWEEDEVLKVPISALFRCEEDWCVFVKENGRAQRQKIDITQRSDRFAAVKSGLNAGDLVIQHPSDEVTSGTRIQGE; the protein is encoded by the coding sequence ATGAATAATAACCATAACATAACAGTTTCTTCTTTTGACACAGAAACTCCCTCCCCTACTCGCAAGCGAGCTTTTCCGAAAAAGTGGCTTTATGGGGCGGGTGCTGTCGGATTAGTTGCCCTGATTGCTTATACGTTGCGCCCTCAACCCCTGAGTGTGGATTTAGGAGAAGTGGAACGAGGAACGCTACAATTAACGGTGGATGCAGAAGGACGAACACGGGTGCGCGATCGGTTTACGGTGTCAGCCTCAGTGAGTGGGAATTTGCAACGGATTTCCCTACAAGCAGGAGATGAGGTAGAAGAGGGGATGATTCTTGCCCAAATTGATCCCCTACCGATTACCAGCCAAGTGGAGGCAACACAGGCGCAATTACAAGCCTTACAAGCAGAAATGAGTGGTGTTGAAACCCAACGCCCTAAACCTGAAGCCCTGAGAGAGGCAGACTCTCGCATTGAATCCGCTTTAGCCAGAAAACGGCAAGCGCAAGCCCAAGTAGAAGAAGCAGAATCGGCATTTAATCAAGCCCAGCGCGATCGCGATCGATCCCAAACTCTCTGGGAAGAAGGGGTGATTCCTCGCCAAGACTTAGAAAATGCTGAACTCAGAGAAACGCAACGGCGACGGGAGTTAAACACAGCACGGGAACAGGTGGCAGTCGCAGAAGCTGATATTCAGGGAGCGCGAGAACAACGGGCTAATCTAGAAGCGCAACAACAAGATCCCGATTATCTACTGGATGTTTATCAATCTCGGATGGCGGCAGTGGAAGCAGAGTTAGAGCAACTTTCTGCTGATGCTGAACGAACCAATATTGTAGCTCCCAGTTCTGGTCAAGTTTTAGAGGTGCTAGAAAAAAGTGCGCGTCATGTTAATGCTGGCACTCCTCTCATTGAAATTGGCAATCCAAATCAACTAGAAATCGTGATTGATGTTCTCTCCACCGAAGCCGTGCGAGTTCAACCAGGAGCGACGATTCAAGTAGAACGCTGGGGAGGAGATACCCCTCTGCAAGCCACAGTACGCAAAGTTGAACCCTCAGCATTTACAAAAACCTCTGCTTTAGGAGTAGAAGAACAGCGAGTTAATGTCATTGCTGATTTTACTGAAGATCAAGTGCCATTAGGCGATGGTTATCGGGTAGAAGCAAGAATTGTAACTTGGGAGGAAGATGAGGTTCTGAAAGTTCCCATTAGCGCATTGTTTCGCTGTGAAGAAGACTGGTGTGTTTTCGTGAAAGAAAATGGACGCGCCCAACGGCAAAAAATTGATATTACTCAGCGCAGCGATCGATTTGCGGCTGTCAAATCAGGATTAAATGCAGGAGATTTAGTGATTCAACATCCCAGTGATGAAGTTACCTCTGGAACTCGTATTCAGGGTGAATGA
- a CDS encoding SgcJ/EcaC family oxidoreductase, with the protein MKKIITLSVSFLAATLVGYVSHGVAETNNTNNEETREETCKATSEEEIASLFERWNESLETGEPSKVADNYAEESTLLPTVSNQPRLTREEKKDYFDDFLEESPSGEINFRNIKIHCNTAVDAGIYTFTFADTGEIVTARYSYTYQWDGSEWLIVSHHSSELPE; encoded by the coding sequence ATGAAAAAAATTATAACCTTAAGTGTATCTTTCCTTGCTGCTACCTTAGTGGGCTATGTCTCTCATGGAGTTGCAGAGACTAATAACACTAATAACGAAGAGACACGGGAAGAAACTTGTAAAGCAACTTCGGAAGAGGAAATCGCTTCACTTTTTGAGCGTTGGAATGAGTCGTTAGAAACAGGTGAACCAAGTAAAGTAGCTGATAACTACGCAGAGGAATCAACTCTTTTACCCACTGTTTCAAATCAACCCCGCCTCACCCGAGAAGAAAAGAAGGATTACTTTGATGATTTTCTAGAGGAAAGTCCATCTGGAGAAATTAATTTTCGCAACATTAAAATTCACTGTAATACTGCAGTAGATGCTGGTATTTACACCTTCACCTTTGCTGATACGGGGGAAATAGTTACGGCGCGCTATAGCTATACTTATCAATGGGATGGCTCAGAATGGTTAATTGTTAGTCATCACTCTTCAGAACTACCTGAGTAA
- the lpxB gene encoding lipid-A-disaccharide synthase has product MKTKTIFISTGEVSGDLHGALLVEALHKQGEALGIPLNIIGLGGNRMAQAGAHLLGNTTNIGSVGILESLPFILPTMKVQKRAKAYLRNSPPDVLVLIDYMGPNIAIGNYVRRFFPQLPIVYYIAPQSWVWSPFPSNTQAIIDLSDRLLAIFPEEARFFASKGVNVTWVGHPLLDRMETAPNRQQARQQLNISQEATVVTLIPASRQQELQLLLPVILEAAAILQEKFPQLQLLLPLSTPKFSLIIQEKIKRYQLPVRIIPEDTLSAIAAADLAITKSGTVNLELALLNVPQVVLYRVNPLTMWVGRNLLNFSVPFISPTNIVVQEAIVPELLQENATVSTVVTEALTLLTNDHKREEMLQGYQRIRKTLGQTGVRDRAAQEILSLLRLN; this is encoded by the coding sequence ATGAAGACGAAAACAATTTTTATCAGCACCGGCGAAGTTTCTGGGGATCTACATGGCGCCTTGTTAGTGGAAGCCCTCCATAAGCAAGGGGAAGCCCTGGGAATCCCCTTAAATATTATTGGTTTAGGCGGCAATCGTATGGCGCAAGCAGGGGCTCATTTGTTGGGCAATACCACCAATATTGGCTCAGTGGGCATCCTAGAATCCCTTCCCTTTATCTTACCTACGATGAAGGTTCAAAAACGGGCTAAGGCTTATTTAAGAAACTCCCCCCCTGATGTGCTGGTGCTGATTGATTATATGGGACCCAATATTGCTATTGGCAATTATGTGCGTCGATTTTTTCCCCAATTGCCAATTGTTTACTATATTGCTCCCCAATCTTGGGTCTGGTCTCCTTTTCCTAGTAATACCCAGGCCATTATTGATCTCAGTGATCGTCTCTTGGCAATTTTTCCTGAAGAAGCCCGTTTTTTTGCGAGCAAGGGAGTGAATGTAACTTGGGTGGGTCATCCTTTGTTGGATCGGATGGAAACTGCTCCAAATCGGCAACAAGCACGTCAACAGTTAAATATTTCCCAAGAGGCAACGGTGGTCACGTTAATTCCCGCCTCTCGTCAACAAGAGCTTCAGTTGTTATTGCCTGTTATTCTGGAAGCTGCAGCGATTTTACAGGAAAAATTCCCGCAATTACAGCTATTATTACCCTTATCTACCCCTAAATTTTCGCTGATTATTCAAGAAAAAATTAAACGCTATCAGTTACCTGTCAGGATTATTCCTGAAGATACTTTAAGCGCGATCGCGGCTGCCGATTTAGCAATTACCAAGTCAGGAACAGTTAACTTAGAATTAGCTTTGTTAAATGTTCCACAAGTGGTGTTATATCGTGTAAATCCTCTAACAATGTGGGTAGGGCGAAATTTATTAAATTTTTCAGTACCTTTTATTTCTCCGACAAATATCGTTGTTCAAGAAGCGATTGTTCCCGAATTATTACAGGAAAACGCTACAGTTTCTACAGTCGTTACAGAAGCTCTTACTTTACTAACTAACGACCACAAACGAGAAGAAATGTTACAAGGATATCAACGAATCAGAAAAACTTTAGGACAAACAGGAGTGCGCGATCGCGCAGCTCAAGAAATTTTATCTTTACTCAGGTTAAACTAG
- the lpxA gene encoding acyl-ACP--UDP-N-acetylglucosamine O-acyltransferase, whose product MGTSLIHPTAVIANSAELAPSVEVGAYAVIGEKVKIGSQTVVGPHVVIEGPTEIGTNNRIFPGAVIGLEPQDLKYRGAQSWVKIGDDNLIREYVTINRATDEGEVTFIGNHTLLMAYVHVAHNCVIEDEVVIANNVALAGHVKIQEQATIGGVLGIHQFVQIGKLVMVGGMSRIDRDIPPYLLVAGNPGRVRSLNLIGLQRRGYNDEAISSLKRAYRILYRSGYTLEEALGKLKLLSGSEPLQEFYEFIEDSQQTGRRGLMPGERRSR is encoded by the coding sequence GTGGGTACATCATTAATTCACCCCACTGCTGTAATTGCAAATTCGGCAGAATTAGCCCCAAGTGTTGAAGTTGGGGCTTATGCAGTTATTGGCGAAAAAGTAAAAATTGGCTCTCAAACCGTTGTAGGACCTCATGTGGTGATTGAAGGGCCTACAGAAATTGGAACAAATAATCGTATTTTTCCAGGGGCGGTTATTGGCTTAGAACCTCAAGACTTAAAATATCGTGGGGCTCAAAGTTGGGTAAAAATTGGTGATGATAACCTCATTCGAGAATATGTCACTATTAATCGAGCCACTGATGAAGGAGAAGTGACTTTTATTGGTAATCACACTCTCTTAATGGCTTATGTTCATGTGGCTCATAATTGTGTAATTGAGGATGAAGTTGTCATTGCGAATAATGTTGCTCTTGCCGGTCACGTCAAAATCCAAGAACAAGCAACCATCGGTGGTGTATTAGGGATTCATCAGTTTGTTCAAATTGGTAAATTGGTAATGGTAGGGGGCATGAGTCGGATTGATCGCGATATTCCTCCTTACCTTCTAGTAGCAGGTAATCCGGGGCGAGTGCGTTCTTTGAATCTAATTGGGTTGCAACGGCGTGGATATAACGATGAAGCAATTTCTAGTCTGAAAAGGGCTTATCGTATTTTATATCGCTCTGGTTATACCTTAGAAGAAGCTTTGGGGAAATTAAAGCTCCTTTCGGGTTCGGAACCCTTGCAAGAGTTTTATGAATTTATTGAGGACTCTCAACAAACAGGTCGTCGAGGGTTAATGCCAGGAGAAAGGCGATCGCGATGA
- the fabZ gene encoding 3-hydroxyacyl-ACP dehydratase FabZ — MSSVTSETTHLESEQSSVPSTSSDPKKTIYTVEEIQKLLPHRYPFALVDRIIEYVPGERAVGLKNVTFNEPHFQGHIPNRPIMPGVLIVEAMAQVGGVVLTQLPEVAGSFFAFAGIDKIRFRRPVVPGDQLIMNVELLSFKRGFGKVQGCATVEDQVAAQGVMLFSLFE, encoded by the coding sequence ATGTCTTCAGTAACTTCCGAAACCACTCACCTTGAATCTGAACAATCTTCTGTTCCTTCTACCTCTAGTGATCCCAAGAAAACGATTTATACCGTTGAGGAAATTCAAAAACTTCTTCCTCATCGCTACCCTTTTGCCCTTGTTGACCGTATCATTGAGTATGTTCCTGGTGAACGGGCAGTGGGGCTAAAAAATGTTACTTTTAATGAGCCTCATTTTCAGGGCCATATTCCGAATCGTCCCATTATGCCAGGAGTGTTAATTGTTGAGGCAATGGCGCAAGTTGGTGGTGTAGTTTTAACCCAATTACCAGAGGTGGCTGGAAGTTTCTTTGCCTTTGCCGGTATTGACAAAATTCGTTTTCGTCGTCCTGTAGTACCTGGGGATCAATTGATTATGAATGTTGAACTATTGTCTTTCAAACGAGGGTTTGGCAAGGTACAAGGGTGTGCCACAGTTGAGGATCAAGTGGCAGCCCAAGGAGTTATGCTATTTTCCTTGTTTGAATAG